Below is a window of Mucilaginibacter ginkgonis DNA.
TAACGTGCTGGAAAGGCTGGAAAACCTGCAGCATGAGAATCTTAAGCTTCGCAATCGGCTGAGTTTTTATTTATAGGCCACTCAATTGTAGCATACTGACATCAATTTGCGGGTGTCACACCCTGTGACAACGTGTGACACTTTCTTCAAAAAAAAGGCAAATCTGAAACACTGACACAATTTTGCCTCATTGATATACAGACGTTTATCTCGCTCACAAGATAGTGCCAGATACCAATAAGTCAGTATTTGGTGGGGAAAGTGTAACGTGTTACAACCGCAAAGTTATGCCGGTTAATTGTAAGCGTTTCGGGTAAGCGTTGGCAGGGGATTGCATTAATCTTATTACAATTTTAACCCTTTAAATTTTTCCCTTACATTGGTTTCGGTATAAACCGCAACCTCATGAATAAATTTTTTACCTCTGCTGCTGCCCTTGTATTAAGTACCGCGGCGTTTGCACAAACCCCTGCACTTACAACGGCAGATTATGCCCGTGCCGAAAGTTTCTTAAGTTACAATACCGATCCGCTGGTCGATCGCGCCGCTGTGAGGCCTGTGTGGTTGCCGGGCGATAAGTTCTGGTACCGGGTTTTAACCCCGCAGGGAAGCGAATATGTTTTGGTAGACCCGGCAAAGGGGACCAAAGCGGCGGCTTTTGATGCCGATAAACTGGCCGCGGCATTGTCGCTGCAAACGGGTAAAAAGTATTCGGGTGCAAAGCTGCCTTTCAGGGATATCAACTATTCGGCAGATGGTAAGGCCGTTATCGTAAATGCCGCGGGCAAGCAATACAAATGCGATCTGCAAACCTATGGCTGTGTGATCGACGACACCAAAGTAACCGCGGTTGGCGCTTTGCCGGGCAGGAGGGGCCGTGCCTCAAATGAAGTAACATCGCCCGATGGTAAACGAGCTGCATTCATAAAAGACTATAACCTTTGGGTGCGCGATGTGGCCACTGGTAAGCAAACACAGTTAACCACAGACGGCGTAAAAGATTTTGGCTACGCCACAGATAACGCGGGCTGGTCGCACAGCGATGGGGCTGTACTGCGATGGTCGCCCGACTCACGGAAGATAGCTACCTTCCGCCAGGACCAGCGCAATGTAAATGATATGTATTTGGTGACCACCAACGTTGGTGCGCCGCACTTACGCCAGTGGAAATATCCGTTGCCCGGCGATAAGAACATAGCAATGATAAGCCGTGTGATCATAGACGTGGATAACGCGAAGGTTATCCCGTTGAATATAGCACCTGACCCGCACCGCGCAACGCTGAGTGATGACATATCAAGCAGCGGTACATTTGATGATAACGATTGGAATGCCGATGCCAGCAAACTGGCTTTCGTATCTACCTCGCGCGATCACAAAATAGAAAAAGTGCGCATTGCCGACGCTGCCACAGGTGCAGTGAGGGAAGTGTTTGAAGAATCGGTTCCTACCCAATTTGAATCAGGACAGGGTGCTATTAACTGGCGCTTCCTGGATAAGAGCAATGAGATCATCTGGTATTCTGAACGTGACAACTGGGGACATCTATACCTGTTCAACGCCTTAACCGGCAAGGTTAAAAATCAGATCACCAAAGGCGACTGGTTGGTGACCAAGGTAATTAAGGTAGACGAAAAGAACCGCACCATATATTTCATGGCAGGCGGTATGGAAAAAGAAAATCCATACTTCGCGCAGTTCTGTAAGATTGGTTTTGATGGTAAAGGTTTGAAGGTGCTGACGCCTGAAGCAGGCACACATACCGTGACCTTATCGCCGGATGGTGAATACTTTGTAGACAGCTATTCAAAACCCGATGTGCCGCCGGTAACGGTAGTACGCAGCATCAGCGGGAAGTTGATCAGCACCCTGGAGAAAACTGATGTGTCACGCTTAGCGGCAACAGGTTGGAAACCGGTAACCACCTTTTCGGTAAAAGCAGATGATGGCAAAACTGACGTTTACGGTTTGATGTTCACACCATCAAAACTCGATCCTTCTAAGAAATATCCGGTGATAGACTACATCTACCCCGGCCCGCAAGGCGGCGGTGTAGGCAGCTGGTCATTCGCCGCATCCCGAAGCGACCACCAGGCTTTAGCCGAATTGGGTTTTGTGGTTGTGGTGATAGAGGGTACCAGCAATCCGTTGCGCTCTAAAAGCTACCATGATATGAGCTACGGCGACATGTCTACAAATACCATTGCAGATCAGATAGCCGGCATAAAACAACTGTCGGCGAAATACAACTACATGGACACGTCCCGTGTAGGTATCTGGGGCCATTCGGGTGGCGGATTCGCAACGGCTGCTGCAATGTTCCGTTACCCGGACTTCTTCAAAGTAGGTATAGCCGAATCGGGCAACCATGATAACCGCAATTACGAGGATGATTGGGGCGAACGTTATGACGGCCTGCTGGTAACCAAAGACAATGGCGTTTCTAATTACGAGGCCCAGGCCAATCAAACCTATGCCAGAAACCTAAAAGGCAAGCTAATGCTGGCACACGGCCTGATGGACGATAACGTACCTCCGCAAAACACATTACTGGTGGCAGAGGCTTTGGAAAAGGCTAACAAAAGCTTCGACCTGGTTATATTCCCTAACAGCGCCCACGGTTACGGCGAATATTCTTATTACATGATGCGCCGCCGCTGGGATTACTTTGTAAAGAATTTGCTGGGTGCAGAAACGCCTTACAACTATGAAATAAAACCTAAGCAGGACCCAAGAAATTCTGCTAATTAAATAATTCTGCAGGAATAGATCGGCTATGCCTTTTGGGAAATATCTCCTACATTGGGCTAACCAATTTATTCCTGCTTTATGAAAACCAATCTCCTGTTGGCAAAGGGCGCGTTCGCGGCTTTTGCAATGTTTTTTACTTTCTCAACAACTTCGGCGCAAATAGATAAAGGCTGGCGACAGCTATTTAACGGAAAAGACCTCAATGGCTGGAAACACGTAGGGCCGGGCGCCCGCTATGTTAAAGGTGGCGTTACCGGCAGTACGGGCGGCATGGGGCTCGAGTATTACACCAAAGAGAAATTCGGCAACTGCGTTATCCGCATAGTTTACCGGATGCAGAAATTCAACAGCAATGCAGGAGTGTTTATTCGCATACCTATCGAGCCGCGCGAGCCCTGGATGCCTGTGTTTTACGGCTACGAGGTGCAGATAGACAATCATCCCGAAACTTCTAAAGAAAACGATTACCACGTTACCGGTACCCTATATTCTCTTACAAAACCATTAGCCAAACCAGGCAAGCCAGGCCCGCAGTGGAACACCATGGAAATTACGCTTGATGGGCCGCGGACTATTGTAACCGTTAACGGTCAGAGAGTGACGGACTATACAGAAGGCCAGCCTACTCCAAAACGTGTATTCGATTTTGAACCTTATCCCGGTCGCCGGCCTGATTTTGGTTACATAGGCCTGCAAAACCACGGTCCCGAAGATGTAGTGTTCTTCAAAGAAGTTTCGGTCAAATCCTTACGCTAAACAGGTTTATGGAAGAGAATAAAACGCGTACGGCGGGCGAGAACCTCAGCCGCAAGGATTTTATCAGGAAAAGCGCTATCGCCGCCGCCTCATTCTATATTGTGCCAAGGTTTGTGTTGGGTGGCAAAGGTTACACCGCGCCAAGCGACAAATTATACATTGCTGCTGTGGGTTGTGGCGGCGAAGCCGAAAGTGACATACACCACTTCGCGACAGCGCCTAAAAAGAACGCGCAGATAGCCTTCTTGTGCGATGTTGACGACCGTATGGCAGCGCCACGGCGCAAAGAATTTCCAAAGGCTGGCTTTTACCACGATTGGCGTGAGATGTTCGATAAAGAACATAAGAATTTTGATGCGGTGACGGTTGCCATTCCGGATCATAACCACGCGCCCGTTGGCTTGCGCGCCATGCAAATGAAAAAGCATTTGTACCTGCAAAAGCCGCTGACACACGACATATACGAAGCCAGGATATTAACAGAAGCGAGCGAGAAATACCAGGTGGTAACTCAAATGGGCGATCAGGGTGCAAGTTGCGACGGCATGCGCACCATGCGCGAGTGGTTTGAAGCAGGGCTGATAGGTGATATTGAAAAAGTTTACTGCTGGACAGACCGCCCTGTTTGGCCGCAGGGCATAGCCTGGCCAAAAACAGCGGCGCCTATACCAAAAGAATTGAAATGGGACTTGTGGCTGGGCACTGCAAAGCAAACTAATTATATCGACAATTTAGTTCCGTTCAACTGGCGGGGCTGGTGGGAGTTTGGCACCGGCGCGCTCGGCGACATGGGTTGCCACATTATGGGGCCGCCGTTTAAATTGTTGGGGTTGGGATATCCTACAGAAGTTTCGGGCAGTGCAAGCACGGTTTACAAAGGCATCTTTAAGGAAGGAATTTATCCTGAGAGCGGCCCTGTTTCCAGTTCTATAAAGTTTAAGTTCACCCAGCAAAGTGGCAAGCCACTCGATCTGTATTGGATGGACGGCGGTATCATACCCGAACGGTTAAACGAAATTGATCCCAGCCTGAATATGAATGAGATACTGGGCGACATACCAAGCGAGAACGATTTCGAAGGCTGTACGCTTTTCGTAGGTACCAAGGGAAAAGTTTCTTGCGGATGGGGCGGGAGCCATCCACGATTATTGCCGCTTAAACTGAACAAAGATGTTAAGGTGCCGGAGAAATATCCGCGAGTTCCCGGGGGCATGGATGGACATTGGTGGCAATGGGTAGACGCAAGTATTGCCGGCTACAGCAAAATGGAAGTCGACTCGCCGTTCTTTGGCTATGCGGGCCCGCTTACAGAAACTGTGCTTATGGGTAACCTGCTGCTGCGCACATTTGATCTGCAGGAAAAGATAAAACGCAAAGACCCTGTTTACGGAAATATGGAAGGCTATAAATTCAGCGGTCGGTATACGGCTTTAAAATGGGACGGTGAGAATATGAAGATCACCAACTTTGAACCGGCCAATCAATACATAAAAAGGGAGTATCGTAAAGGCTGGGGCGAATTGAAGTTGTAATTACCAAACGTTAATGGCTATTGGTTGTATGTAAGATAAATACTTGCAATGAGGATAGTAACCCTTGAAGAACATGTGGCTTTCCCTGAAATGAAGGCTTTTCTGCCTGCCGATGTTGCCAAAAATATAAAAGAACCTCCAAACGCGGCGCAGATGATGCCGAAGCTGGCAGATATTGCAGGCGAACGTTTAAAATCGATGGACGATGCGGGCATTACCATGCAGGTGCTTTCAGTAGAAAACACAGATGTAAACCTTTTGGATGAAAAGCTTGCGCCGCAATTCGCGGCAAGGTATAATGATCTGCTGGCAGAAAAGATAGCACCTCATCCGGAGCGGTTCTCAGCATTTGCGCTGTTACCCATGACCGCGCCGGCAACCGCTGCAGATGAGCTGGAACGTGCGGTAACTAAACACGGCTTTCGCGGGGCGATGATCAAGGGCCACGTTAACGGTGAATTTCTGGATCATCCAAAGTTTTCGCCTGTGTTTGAGCGTGCGCAAAAGTTGGGTGTGCCCATCTACATCCATCCCGGGATCCCGCCAAAGGCTGTACAGGGCGCATACTATAGCAACATAGGTGGCAAAACCGGCTACACCGATCTATAGCTTGCTGGGGATGGGGCTGGCATTCTGAAACTGCCATTCACGTGCTGCGGTTGCTTGCAGCGGGTATTTTTGACAAATTCCCGGATCTTAAGATCATCATCGGACACATGGGCGAGATGCTACCGATAATGTGGGCACGGTCTGCGCGGGCATTCAGTCCCGGAGCCGGCGGCGAAAACCAGCGTACACTTGCCGACACATTTCAACAGCAGGTATACATCACCACAAGTGGGTTTTTTACGCAACCACCGTTGCAGATCGCGCTCGATACTTTCGGTATCGATAATATTATGCTATCTGTGGATTATCCTTTCAGTACCAATCAAATGGGCGTTGATTTTCTTAATGAAATACAACTGCCTCAAGATCAAATTGAAAAGATCGCTTATAAAAATGCTGATAAGATTTTAGCTTTCAATGAGTTAGCGTTGTAAAAAATGAATTTATAAAATTTGGCATGATAAATGCCTTGTCAAAACATTACAGATCCAATTTGAAACCAATATTACGAGCCGATGGCATCTGACGTGCAAGCGGCAAAAGCCAAATCTTCTTTATTTATCAGGCTGCTCCTCATTGCAGGGCTAGCTGGTTTGCTTTGTGCCGAGGGCTACTTTGGTTACCGCCTGCACACCCTTTCTGCCGACCAGGAGCAACTAAAGGAAGATTACTCCAACATTAATAACATCACTTTAGGCCTGTTTTCTGTAGACCAATGGCAGGATAAGATCGGCGGCATTGTAAACCATCAGGTACGCCACTTTACGCTAACACCGCATCAAAAGCATGAGTTGCAGGTCGAGGTAGAGCAGATCATCATGGCGCTCATTAACCGGGCCGAGTCTCTTCTGGAAAAAAAGCCAACCTCACTTATGGGCAAGATTAAAAAACTTGCCGTAAAAACTTTCGTCAATACAGATAAGATCAAAGCCCAGGTTCCAACATATGCTAAGACCATTATCGCCAAAGTAGATAACCCGCAAAATAAACAACAGCTAAGCACAATGGCGCTTAGCAAATTTAAGCAGGTTAAAAAAACTGCATACGTTGATAGCTCTATCAAGGCGAACGACTCACTTACTAACGTAATGTTCAATAAATATCACGTTAGCGACACAGAAGCTTTAAACAACAAATTGAGCAACTCTTTAGAGCGCATCCGTACAGAAACCTACAATTATTGTTTTGGTATGCTGGCATGCGTTATTGTGGTGCTGATGCTTTGGTGGCTGGTACGCAAAAGGGTAGAGCTGCACGCTACGCTGTTTATCATGTCGCTTCTTTTTGCTTTTATACTTTTGGCGGTGGGACTTACGGCATCTATGATAGAGGTTGATTGCCGTATCAGTTCGCTGGACTTTGTACTGCTGGGCGAACATGTCGTATTCAAAAACCAGGTGCTTTTTTTCCAAAGCAAAAGTATTCTGGATGTGGTAGAAGTATTAGTAAAACAGCCGGCCGTAGATTCTATCCTTGTAGGTATCCTGATATTGGTGTTTAGTATTCTGTTTCCGTTTACCAAGCTGGCTTCTACCGGCATTCACCTGCTAAGCCGCAGAAAGATAGCCGAAAGCAAATTCATCAAATATTTTGCCTTCCAATCGGGTAAATGGAGCATGGCTGACGTAATAGTGATAGCCATTTTGATGTGTTATATCGGCCTTAACGGTTTACTGGATAAGCAGTTAGCCGGGTTAAATATCAAAACGGAAACCTTGACCATGTTGACGACTAACAATACCGCGCTGCAGCCGGGTTATATTGTTTTCATAAGCTTTGTTTTATATGGGCTTATCTTATCAACCATACTTAAATTTATTACCCCTTACGATTCGCATTAACAAAACGTGACTAACGAAAGCCAACATACAGAAGCCAGAAAATTTGGTTTGCCCAATTTGATCCTGATCTTAGGATTGAGCATCCTGCTTTGCGGCGAAGCTTATTTTGGCTACCGTATGCACGCCCTTTCGTTTGAGCAGGAACGGATAAAGGAGGATTATGCCATGGCCAACAGCATTACCTTTGGCTTGTTCTCCATAGATCAATGGCGGGACAGGATATCAGACGTGGTGAACCACCAGGTTACAGATTTTAAGCTCACCGCTAAGCAAAAGCGCGCTATACAGGTTGCTGTGCAAAACCAGTTGCAAAGCCTTGTAAATAAGACAGTTGCGGAAATCAATAAACCACAAAAATCTATAGGCGGCAAGCTTAAAAAGCTGGCATTTAATGCCATGGTCGACCCTAAAGATATAAACGCACAAATACCAGGTTTTGCCAGGACTATAGTTAATAAAGTGAGCAGCCCATCCAGCCAACGACGGCTGAAAGGCATTGCTACAACTACACTTACCAAGCTAGAAAGGCAAACTTACGATAGTACCAGCGTGGCTAATTTTTACGTAACCAAGCATGTTTACGCCAAATATCATGTGGGCGACCCTTATTCTTTTAATAACAAGATCAATAATGAGCTGACACGCATACGGCAAGTAAGCTATAACTATGCTTACGCGATGCTGGGCTGCGTTTTGTTTGCACTGGTGTTGTGGTGGCTGATGCGTAAGAGCGTGCACCTGCAGTCGACTTTGTTTGTGATGTCGCTGCTTTTCGCAACGGTGATGCTGGTGGTTGGCGCTACGGCATCTATCATTGAGGTTGATGCGCGCCTGCAATCTTTCAGCTTCATGCTGCTCGGAGAGAAGGTTGAGTTTATAAATCAGGTGCTGTTTTTCCAGAGTAAAAGTTTATTGCAGATAGTTGGTGTACTCATTTATCAGCCCAAGCCCGACGCTGTTGTTGTGGGTAGCCTCATCTTTATTTTTGTGCTGATACTGCCGTTAATAAGGTTAATCGCAAAAGGCATACATATCCTCAGCCCGGAACGTATTGCTCAGAATAAAGTGGTGAGATACCTGGCGTTCGATTCTGCGAAGTGGGATATGGCCGATGTAATGGTTGTGGGCATCATTATGACTTACATCGGTTTAAATGGCATTTTAAAAAGCCAGCTTTCTAATTTAAATATCCATAACGGAACCTTAACTACCGTGACCGCGAATGAAACTTCGTTGCAGCCGGGGTACTTCATTTTTGTTGGTTATGTGATATTTGCAACCTTGCTGGCTTACATTCTTAAACGTATAACCCCGCACAAAGTAGAGGTGCCAAAACAACTTTCTGTAGATCAGAGGTTAAGCTCTACATAATCTGTACCGGTAGCGCCGGAGTTTGGGCGGGTTATCTTGTGAAGGTTATAATACAATTTGCCGTCGCGCTCATTACCTGCCAATTTTCCTTTATTAAACAAGTCGCGAAGAATGACTTTTGCAAAAGCGTTTAGTTGCTCCGCGTCTATCCCCGGCTGTAGTTCCTTTAGCTTATTGATCACATCATCAGATGTGCCTTCTCCAAGTTGTGCAAGCGCGTAGATCACACGGTTCTGTTCCGTATCTGCCTCCTCGAAATGGGCCGGAATGTGCAGTGGTTTATATTCTTCGCGGAATTCTTCGTCTGTAAGTGCCATAATATAAAAAGGAGCAAACTGCGGCAATTGTTTTAAAGCGTTGTGTTGCTATGTTTCATCATCTGTAAACAGCGTTTAACACGTCGACGTCATCGCCAACGATTTGCATACGCGAATTTCATTATAGCGGTCGGTTTTAATTGTTGATTTACAATATGTTATCTTCTGATAAAATGAATGCCTTGCACAAGTCTTTACGCTGAAAAAGCAAGATATTGGGGCGTATTTATTTTCCGGTCCTTGCAATCTTTCTGCACACTTTAACCTAATTATTTGAGAGACCTCTATGCACGAACTGTCCTCTAAGGAAATTATAAAAGCAATTAGACTAAAACGTATGCAACTGGGTTACTCCCAGGAATATATGGCCGCCAAGCTGGATGTAAGCCAAAATGCCTATAGCAAAATTGAATTAGGCTATACCAAAGTAGTGCTCGACAGGGTACTGTCGATATTTAAACTGTTGAATATGTCGGCCATCGACGCGCTATCCATGACGTCGAAAACTTTCGTTGATTTTAGCAAATTATTCCATAAAAGTGCCACACCTATGTGGATCTTTGAACCGGTAACCCTTAAATTTCTTGAAGTAAATGATGCCGCTGTAGAAAGATATGGTTACAACAGAGACGAATTTCTGAACATGACCATCCGCGATATTCGCCCTAAGAGCGAGTTAGAAAACATGAGCGCTTATCTTACAGCACACGATGGAGACCAGATATTTGACGTAAAATTTAAACACCTACTTGCCGACGGGTCGATATTAACCGTGGACATCGTGAGGTATGCCATAGTCTACAAGGGAGAGCCCGCTTTTTTGGTTACATCCACAATCGATTCCACTTCCGTTAAAGACAAAAAGGAGAAGCTTTATAGTAAGTAAGTTTCTTTAGTGCTACTGAAGTGATTTTTCGCACCCATTGTCCGCCAGTGATCCCGCTCAAGAGAATAGTTCGAATTACAGGAGTTCTCAACTCTTCAAAACAAAATTGGGCGCGGCCAATTTTATTAGCTGCACCCAATTTTAGTGCTCCCGAAGAGATTTTTCGCACCCACGGTCCGCCCGCGCTCCCGCTCAAGAGAATAGTTCGAACTCTTCTGTTCGAATCTCTTTAAAAATTAAAAACCATCGCGTTCAGCTTTAGCTGAACTTGATGGTTTTAGTGCTCCCGAAGAGATTCGAACTCCTATCGATGGTACCGGAAACCATAATTCTATCCATTGAACTACGGGAGCAAAGCGGTGCAAATATATCATTTTGCTTTTGTGGTGCGAAGCACAATATTTGTGCTGTTTGCTCGTTTAAGGTAACATTCGGCGGCACACCCTAAGTTAATGCCGGTAAAACTATTGATGAGATTAAAAACTATTATACGCGCCTTGCTGTCGCTTGGTATTACAGCAACCGTTTTAATGGGATGTACCAAGTCGGGCTCTGATGTTGTGCCTGCTACATCGACCACCACCACGTCGACTACAACCGGTACAACCACTTCCGGCACGACCACCACAACTACAGGGTCCACAGCTATTGCTACTAATCTAAATAACACGCTGTTACTAAAACTGGTGAATGATTTGCGCGCTAAAGGCTGCAATTGCGGTGTTACTGCCATGCCTGCCGTAAACGCGCTTACCTGGAATGATCAGCTAGCCGCTGCGGCACTGGCGCACAGCAACGAAATGAATACCAAGAATTACTTCTCGCATAACTCTTTCGACGGGTCGACCTTTGATACCCGCGTTACCGCAGCCGGTTACAAATGGATGGCGGTAGGAGAGAACATTGCCGCGGGTCAAACCAGCGAGCAGGAAGTTTTTACTGCCTGGCTAAACAGCGAAGGCCATTGCAAGAACATGATGAGCGCGTCTTTTAAAGAAATGGGCGCAGCCCGTGCAGGCAATTACTGGACTCAAGACTTTGGCGCAAAGTAAAAAGTCCATACACGATGGTCTATAGTCCATAGACGATAGACCATAGTCAATAGTCCATAATGATACCTTTCAGCCATTTACCGTTCAGCCGTTCGCCGTTCAGCCCTTCACCGTTTTAACGTTCACCGTTCACCGTTTACACATTAAACCTGAAGTGCATAATGTCGCCATCTTGCACAATGTAGGTTTTGCCTTCAACGCCCAGTTTACCGGCTTCTTTACAAGCCGCTTCAGAGCCTAAGGTTATAAAGTCGATATATTTTATCACTTCCGCACGGATAAAGCCTTTTTCAAAGTCAGAGTGGATCACGCCGGCAGCTTGTGGCGCGGTAAAGCCCTTGGTAATAGTCCAGGCACGCACCTCTGTAACACCTGCTGTAAAATACGTACTCAGGTTCAATAAGTGGTATGCAGCTTTAATCAATTTATTTACCCCGGATTCTTTCAGTCCCAGGTCTTCAAGGAACATCTCACGCTCTTCGTAGGTTTCCAACTGTGCAATTTCAGATTCAATCTGCGCTGATATCACCAGAACTTCAGCGTTTTCATCGGCAACAGCGGCCTTTACCTTCTCAACGTAAGCGTTACCTGTGTTGACAGATTTTTCTTCTACATTACATACATACATCACCGGCTTGGCGGTAAGCAGCCAAAGGTCCTCAACATATTCTTTGTCTTCTTCGGCGACAGGCGCCGTACGTGCAGATTTGCCCTCTAATAGGTGGTTTTTATAAACGGTAAGAACGTCAAAAGCTTTTTTGCCTTCTTTGTCGCCGGTCTTTGCAGCCTTTTCAACTTTTTGTAGTTTTTTGTCTATCGACTCCAAATCTTTTAATTGTAATTCGGTATCGATGATCTCTTTATCGCGAATGGGGTCTACAGATCCGTCTACGTGGATCACGTTATCATCGTCAAAACAACGAAGCACGTGTATAATGGCGTTTGTTGCACGGATGTTACCTAAAAACTGGTTACCTAAACCTTCGCCCTTGCTGGCTCCTTTTACCAGGCCGGCAATGTCAACTATCTCGATAGTGTTAGGTACAACTTTAGCCGGGTTAACCAACTCGGTCAATTTTGTAAGGCGCTCATCCGGAACGGTGATAACACCCACGTTTGGTTCTATAGTGCAAAACGGAAAATTTGCCGCTTGTGCTTTGGCATTTGATAGACAATTAAAAAGTGTTGATTTGCCCACGTTTGGCAGGCCAACTATACCGCATTGTAAACCCATTCTTGGTTGTTTGTTATTACGTTATCGAGTTACCATGTTAATAAATGGAAAACTGAAATTATTTATGATGTTAAATGCAAAAGCCATTAACCAAATAACTTATTAACCCGATAACTATCGTTAAAAATCCCGCAAAGATAACATAAAAAACATCCCTGTAATTTGAAAAAATAAACGACTTTTGCGCCGATAGCAAGCAATAGTACACCAATGTAAAATCAACAACGCAGGTATGGAAGAAATGGTTGAGCAAATAGAACTTTTGCTGGAACAGGATGACAAAACGCAGCTGCAGGAGTATTTGAACAACCTCAATATATCTGATGTTGAACAACTGATAGATGAGTTTCCTGACAACGCCGCACTGTTCATAGAAACCCTTTCTTTAAACCGCGCTGTCAACGTTTTCCGTATCCTGGATTTTCCTAAGCAGGAGCGGATCATTGCCAAACTTTCCGGCTCAAAAGTTTCCAAGCTTATTAATGAGCTACCACCCGATGACCGTACCGCTCTGTTTGCAGAACTGCACGGTGACGCCGTTAAAAGCCTGATCCTGCACTTGTCGCCGAAGGACCGCAAAGAAGCCCTGGCGCTTTTAGGCTATCCCGAGGATAGCGTTGGCCGTTTGATGACGCCCGATTACATTGCTGTAAAAAAAGGATGGCGAGTGCAGCGCGTACTTGATCACATCCGCAAATACGGTAAGAACTCTGAGACCATCGACGTTATTTACGTGATAGATGACAAGGGCATTTTGCTGGACGATATCCGTATCCGCGAAATCTTATTGGTTGACCCTGATACAAAGATCTCCGACCTGATGGACAGCCGCCTGATAGGCCTGAAGGTAAACGACCCGCAGGAAGAAGCGATCAACACTTTCAGGATGAATAATCGTGTCGCCTTACCGGTTACAGACAATGAAGATATCCTGTTGGGTATAGTTACCGTTGATGATATCCTTTGGATAGCCAACGAGGAGTATACTGAGGACATTCAAAAGATAGGTGGTACCGAGGCGTTGGATGAACCCTATCTTGACATTAGCCTGCTGCGCCTGGTGCGTAAAAGGGTTGGTTGGTTGATCATTCTTTTCCTGAGCGAGATGCTTACAGCTACCGCAATGGGCTTTTTTGAAGGCGCTATTCAAAAGGCTGTTGTGCTGGCGCTATTTATCCCGCTGATCATTTCAAGCGGCGGCAACAGCGGCTCTCAGGCCTCCACATTGATCATACAAGCCATGGCTTTAGGAGAAGTCACCGTGCGCGACTGGTGGCGGGTAATGCGCCGCGAGATCATCTCCGGGTTGATGCTAGGCGGTACGTTGGGCATTATAGGCTTTTTGCGCATAGCCATATGGACCATGTTTAGCAACGTTTACGGTCCGCATTGGATATTGGTTGGGCTTACCGTGGGTATTGCGCTTATATTTATTGTATTGTGGGGATCGCTTTCCGGT
It encodes the following:
- a CDS encoding paraquat-inducible protein A; its protein translation is MTNESQHTEARKFGLPNLILILGLSILLCGEAYFGYRMHALSFEQERIKEDYAMANSITFGLFSIDQWRDRISDVVNHQVTDFKLTAKQKRAIQVAVQNQLQSLVNKTVAEINKPQKSIGGKLKKLAFNAMVDPKDINAQIPGFARTIVNKVSSPSSQRRLKGIATTTLTKLERQTYDSTSVANFYVTKHVYAKYHVGDPYSFNNKINNELTRIRQVSYNYAYAMLGCVLFALVLWWLMRKSVHLQSTLFVMSLLFATVMLVVGATASIIEVDARLQSFSFMLLGEKVEFINQVLFFQSKSLLQIVGVLIYQPKPDAVVVGSLIFIFVLILPLIRLIAKGIHILSPERIAQNKVVRYLAFDSAKWDMADVMVVGIIMTYIGLNGILKSQLSNLNIHNGTLTTVTANETSLQPGYFIFVGYVIFATLLAYILKRITPHKVEVPKQLSVDQRLSST
- a CDS encoding paraquat-inducible protein A, which encodes MASDVQAAKAKSSLFIRLLLIAGLAGLLCAEGYFGYRLHTLSADQEQLKEDYSNINNITLGLFSVDQWQDKIGGIVNHQVRHFTLTPHQKHELQVEVEQIIMALINRAESLLEKKPTSLMGKIKKLAVKTFVNTDKIKAQVPTYAKTIIAKVDNPQNKQQLSTMALSKFKQVKKTAYVDSSIKANDSLTNVMFNKYHVSDTEALNNKLSNSLERIRTETYNYCFGMLACVIVVLMLWWLVRKRVELHATLFIMSLLFAFILLAVGLTASMIEVDCRISSLDFVLLGEHVVFKNQVLFFQSKSILDVVEVLVKQPAVDSILVGILILVFSILFPFTKLASTGIHLLSRRKIAESKFIKYFAFQSGKWSMADVIVIAILMCYIGLNGLLDKQLAGLNIKTETLTMLTTNNTALQPGYIVFISFVLYGLILSTILKFITPYDSH
- the ychF gene encoding redox-regulated ATPase YchF, giving the protein MGLQCGIVGLPNVGKSTLFNCLSNAKAQAANFPFCTIEPNVGVITVPDERLTKLTELVNPAKVVPNTIEIVDIAGLVKGASKGEGLGNQFLGNIRATNAIIHVLRCFDDDNVIHVDGSVDPIRDKEIIDTELQLKDLESIDKKLQKVEKAAKTGDKEGKKAFDVLTVYKNHLLEGKSARTAPVAEEDKEYVEDLWLLTAKPVMYVCNVEEKSVNTGNAYVEKVKAAVADENAEVLVISAQIESEIAQLETYEEREMFLEDLGLKESGVNKLIKAAYHLLNLSTYFTAGVTEVRAWTITKGFTAPQAAGVIHSDFEKGFIRAEVIKYIDFITLGSEAACKEAGKLGVEGKTYIVQDGDIMHFRFNV
- a CDS encoding CAP domain-containing protein translates to MRLKTIIRALLSLGITATVLMGCTKSGSDVVPATSTTTTSTTTGTTTSGTTTTTTGSTAIATNLNNTLLLKLVNDLRAKGCNCGVTAMPAVNALTWNDQLAAAALAHSNEMNTKNYFSHNSFDGSTFDTRVTAAGYKWMAVGENIAAGQTSEQEVFTAWLNSEGHCKNMMSASFKEMGAARAGNYWTQDFGAK
- a CDS encoding helix-turn-helix domain-containing protein translates to MHELSSKEIIKAIRLKRMQLGYSQEYMAAKLDVSQNAYSKIELGYTKVVLDRVLSIFKLLNMSAIDALSMTSKTFVDFSKLFHKSATPMWIFEPVTLKFLEVNDAAVERYGYNRDEFLNMTIRDIRPKSELENMSAYLTAHDGDQIFDVKFKHLLADGSILTVDIVRYAIVYKGEPAFLVTSTIDSTSVKDKKEKLYSK